A single genomic interval of Oryza sativa Japonica Group chromosome 7, ASM3414082v1 harbors:
- the LOC112939604 gene encoding ankyrin repeat-containing protein At5g02620 yields the protein MDPRLHKAAVQGNTASLAALLGEEQGGGKILNSTTPQGNTALHIAAGLGRVAFAEAAAAEHGDLLVARNDQGDTPLHLAARAGKMAVADMLITFITMAGPCWPEEEPLMMMNKTRNTPLHEAVKQRRSAVALRLLEAEPNCGHTPNVDMQTPLHIAAREGLADVVDKILDQPWVPEKFVTADNVSGTALHQAVLGGHTRVVEILLMKTAPGLIDLTDAVGNTALHFAAQKNDKRMVRMLLDHKPDLAHRRNERQQSALHVAAYYGSTAAAAELLRHSPDAAEMLDREGRNAVHVAVSSGKVDALRCLLGRVRPAEVVNRGDNSGDTPLHLAAKMARIKSALMLLRDPRVDPCLLNREGHSARSLVEERVAGGEMDAYVVYLWEKLKKYESRRCKNQQLPPVATYQSLRSRRPGSGSNDEYFELSVGTYTLVATLIATVTFAATFTMPGGYNQNTGLAIHADRAPFKIFVVSNTVAMCSAIVVVFCFIWAWRDPVKFKLDQLTWGHRLTVVACLAMIVSLMTSVYLTVLPTERWLAYLVIAIGACTPAVVILILRWEVFYVPL from the exons ATGGATCCACGGCTGCACAAGGCGGCGGTGCAGGGGAACACGGCGAGCCTGGCGGCGCTGCTGGGGGAGGAGCAGGGCGGCGGCAAGATCCTCAACTCGACGACGCCGCAGGGGAACACGGCGCTGCACATCGCCGCCGGGCTCGGGCGCGTCGCGttcgccgaggccgccgccgccgagcacggcGACCTCCTCGTCGCCAGGAACGACCAGGGGGACACGCCGCTGCACCTCGCCGCCAGGGCCGGCAAGATGGCCGTCGCCGACATGCTCATCACCTTCATCACCATGGCTGGGCCTTGTTGGCCGGAG GAGGAGCCACTGATGATGATGAACAAGACACGGAACACGCCGCTGCACGAGGCGGTGAAGCAGCGGCGGAGCGCGGTGGCGCTGCGGCTGCTGGAGGCGGAGCCCAACTGCGGGCACACGCCCAACGTGGACATGCAGACGCCGCTGCACATCGCCGCCCGCGAGGgcctcgccgacgtcgtcgaCAAGATCCTCGACCAGCCATGGGTCCCCGAGAAGTTCGTCACCGCCGACAACGTCAGCGGCACCGCCCTCCACCAGGCCGTCCTCGGCGGCCACACCC GGGTGGTGGAGATATTGCTGATGAAGACGGCGCCGGGGCTGATCGACCTGACGGACGCCGTCGGCAACACGGCGCTGCACTTCGCGGCGCAGAAGAACGACAAGCGCATGGTGCGGATGCTGCTCGACCACAAGCCCGACCTCGCCCACCGCCGCAACGAGCGGCAGCAGTCGGCGCTCCACGTCGCGGCCTACTACGgctcgacggcagcggcggcggagctgctCCGGCACAGCCCCGACGCGGCGGAGATGCTGGACCGGGAGGGCCGGAACGCCGTGCACGTCGCGGTGTCGAGCGGCAAGGTGGACGCGCTCCGGTGCCTCCTCGGCCGCGTCCGCCCCGCCGAGGTGGTGAACCGCGGCGACAACTCCGGCGACACGCCGCTCCACCTCGCCGCGAAGATGGCCCGCATCAAGTCGGCGCTGATGCTGCTCAGGGACCCCCGCGTCGACCCCTGCCTCCTCAACCGCGAAGGCCACTCGGCGCGCAGCCTCGTGGAGgagcgcgtcgccggcggcgagatggacgcctacgtcgTCTACCTCTGGGAGAAGCTCAAGAAGTACGAGTCGCGGCGGTGCAAGAACCAGCAGCTGCCGCCGGTGGCGACGTACCAGTCGCTGCGCAGCCGGCGGCCGGGCTCCGGCAGCAACGACGAGTACTTCGAGCTCAGCGTCGGCACCTACACCCTCGTGGCCAccctcatcgccaccgtcaCCTTCGCCGCCACATTCACCATGCCCGGCGGCTACAACCAGAACACGGGGCTCGCCATCCACGCCGACAGGGCGCCGTTCAAGATCTTCGTGGTGTCCAACACCGTCGCCATGTGcagcgccatcgtcgtcgtcttctgcTTCATCTGGGCGTGGAGGGACCCCGTCAAGTTCAAGCTCGACCAGCTCACCTGGGGACACCGCCTCACCGTCGTCGCCTGCCTCGCCATGATCGTCTCCCTCATGACGTCCGTCTACCTCACCGTCCTCCCCACGGAGCGGTGGCTGGCGTACCTGGTCATCGCCATCGGAGCCTGCACTCCGGCCGTCGTCATACTCATACTGCGCTGGGAGGTGTTCTACGTGCCATTGTGA
- the LOC4342632 gene encoding protein EARLY FLOWERING 5, translated as MKTTKGGKVMNPTDAFRKEQRKKELKRNKKERKKVREVGILKKDPEAILEQIEKLEKMKADGALDKARKHKKRQLEDTYNLIVKKRKEYEEKMKEKGEQPIMFSHLGPPKRRPAAEEDDRAKNPKPEDSVYYHPTLNPSGAPPPGKPPMYKSSIGPRIPLPSSSAGASSSMPGTEEAGPSTLPPPPPPPPLPASSEPVDPSAASLPPLPPPPPPPPKPANIAGAPGLPLPPPPPPPPGPPPREIVPGQTLLPPPPPPRPLQPSPLAGTNEFANKQTIGEGASLTDSAQAKGALPPPPPGLIRNSSEMQNANEVPGLKEDDKVTRILPLPPPQPSHLPPLPPRPPTMPSMQPDMLAPGVPRFPPPPPPPDTRPPFMAPGVNARPLPPPPPGLPPAQMQMAPFGVPPGPPPMLPPPFYPGPPIQTGDFAAFGPRPNVPQQPSYVKSAAPTVVKRPLAQHTPELTAMVPASVRVKRESALLKPKPKVQQSATTSSSALKPSVAPIRSEPRPSSSVSKPQSIDDSYMAFLEDMKELGALDE; from the exons AGGAGCAGCGGAAGAAGGAGCTCAAGCGG aataaaaaagaaaggaagaaagTACGAGAGGTTGGGATTTTGAAAAAGGATCCAGAGGCTATACTGGAGCAGATTGAGAAACTGGAAAAGATGA AGGCTGATGGTGCTCTCGATAAGGCTAGGAAACATAAGAAAAGGCAGCTTGAGGATACATATAATCTTATTGTCAAGAAAAGAAAG GAATATGAAGAGAAAATGAAAGAAAAGGGTGAGCAACCAATTATGTTCAG CCATCTTGGACCACCAAAGAGGCGGCCGGCAGCAGAGGAGGATGATAGAGCTAAAAATCCTAAGCCGGAG GATTCTGTTTACTATCACCCAACCCTGAATCCATCTGGAGCACCACCACCTGGCAAACCTCCAATGTACAAATCTTCCATAG GGCCAAGGATCCCACTGCCTTCATCAAGCGCTGGTGCTTCATCTTCTATGCCAGGAACTGAAGAAGCAGGTCCTTCAACCCTGCCACCCCCTCCACCGCCCCCACCATTGCCTGCCTCTTCAGAACCTGTTGACCCATCTGCTGCATCTTTACCCCctctcccacccccacccccgcctCCACCTAAGCCTGCTAACATAGCAGGAGCACCTGGCTTACCTCTGccacccccacctccacctcctcctggcCCACCTCCCAGAGAAATTGTGCCAGGTCAAACATTattgccgccacctccgcctccacggCCTTTGCAGCCATCACCCCTAGCTGGTACAAACGAATTTGCTAATAAGCAAACCATTGGAGAGGGTGCAAGCTTGACAGATTCTGCGCAG GCAAAAGGTGCActacctccaccacctcctggTTTGATACGAAACTCAAGTGAAATGCAGAATGCCAATGAGGTTCCTGGTTTGAAAGAAGATGATAAAGTCACAAGGATCTTACCGCTGCCTCCACCACAACCATCACATCTGCCACCTTTACCTCCAAGACCACCAACAATGCCTTCAATGCAACCGGATATGCTAGCTCCAGGAGTTCCCAGatttcctccacctccaccaccaccagatacAAGGCCACCATTTATGGCTCCTGGAGTTAATGCCAGGCCCCTTCCACCACCCCCTCCGGGATTACCTCCAGCACAGATGCAAATGGCACCCTTTGGTGTACCTCCTGGTCCACCACCAATGCTTCCGCCTCCATTTTATCCAGGACCCCCAATTCAAACAGGTGATTTTGCTGCCTTTGGTCCAAGGCCAAATGTACCTCAGCAGCCATCATATGTCAAGTCAGCTGCCCCAACAGTTGTAAAGAGACCATTAGCACAACATACTCCTGAGCTCACAGCTATG GTTCCTGCATCAGTTCGAGTTAAGAGAGAATCGGCTCTCCTCAAACCAAAACCAAAGGTGCAACAGTCAGCAACAACATCATCTTCTGCCCTGAAACCGTCAGTGGCTCCAATTAGATCTGAGCCCCGGCCTTCGTCCTCAGTATCCAAGCCACAAAGCATTGATGATTCCTACATGGCATTCTTGGAAGATATGAAGGAATTGGGTGCTCTTGATGAGTAG
- the LOC4342633 gene encoding HIPL1 protein, with the protein MAPSASSTGAVLLFAIAAVLLLAVRDGHCAQLCMDSTFPRTVNGSLTFCGYNGTACCNSTDDAAVQRQFAAMNISGTPCGELVKSILCARCNPYAGELFTVTTSPRTVPRLCNSTGVASRLSGGKAAAAAATDYCTTVWDTCKAVRIPGSPFQPPRGGAAAPTLTDVWQSSGDFCTALGGAPGGGGAPCFDGESAAFDASRVAPPASGMCLERLGNGSYLNMAPHPDGSNRVFLNNQAGKVFVATVPAQGSGKPLQVDAATPFLDITDEVHFDNEFGLLGLAFHPEFAKNGRFFVSYSCDKTQSASCSGRCACNSDVGCDPSKLTADNGAQPCQFQTVIAEYTANASSGSPATATAANPAEVRRIMTMGLPFTTHHGGQILFSKADGYLYLMMGDGGSVGDPWNFAQNKKSLLGKIIRIDVNALPTGNSTAGWGNYVIPKDNPFSTDSKFAPEVFALGFKNPWRCSFDSGKPSDLYCADVGQSSYEEVDLVIKGGNYGWRVLEGTTAYLPLASPGGNTSAADIDAIPPVMGYAHSAVNNNVGSASITGGYVYRSGTDPCLAGRYLYADLYAQSAWAGLESPPGSGAYDVTPLPFACSGRSPIPCDAAAARSTLPSLGYIFSFGEDNAGDVYLLTSKGVYRVVDPAECGYACPIKSSAPGTSPPPGSSPSGGAAAAVVPAAAATMAALLLMGALLAL; encoded by the exons ATggcgccgtcggcgtcgtccaCCGGGGCGGTACTACtcttcgccatcgccgccgtgctTCTCCTCGCCGTCCGGGATGGCCATTGCGCGCAATTGTGCATGGATTCAA CGTTCCCGAGGACGGTGAACGGATCGCTCACCTTCTGCGGCTACAATGGCACGGCCTGCTGCAACTCGACGGACGACGCCGCCGTGCAGAGGCAGTTCGCCGCCATGAACATCTCCGGCACGCCGTGCGGCGAACTCGTCAAGTCCATCCTCTGCGCG AGATGCAACCCGTACGCCGGCGAGCTGTTCACCGTCACGACGAGCCCCCGGACGGTGCCGCGGCTGTGCAACTCCACCGGCGTCGCGAGCCGGCTCagcggcggcaaggcggcggcggcggcggcgacggactaCTGCACGACGGTGTGGGACACCTGCAAGGCCGTGCGCATCCCGGGCTCGCCGTTCCAGccgccccgcggcggcgcggcggcgccgacgctgACCGACGTGTGGCAGTCGTCGGGCGACTTCTGCACCGCGCTGGGCGgcgcgccgggcggcggcggcgcgccgtgcTTCGACGGCGAGTCCGCGGCGTTCGACGcgagccgcgtcgcgccgccggcgagcggcatGTGCCTGGAGCGCCTCGGCAACGGGTCGTACCTGAACATGGCGCCGCACCCGGACGGCTCGAACCGCGTGTTCCTCAACAACCAGGCCGGCAAGGTGTTCGTCGCCACCGTGCCGGCGCAGGGCTCCGGCAAGCCGCTGCAGGTGGACGCGGCGACGCCGTTCCTGGACATCACCGACGAGGTCCACTTCGACAACGAGTTCGGCCTCCTCGGCCTCGCGTTCCACCCGGAGTTCGCCAAGAACGGCCGCTTCTTCGTCTCCTACAGCTGCGACAAGACGCAGTCCGCCTCCTGCTCCGGCCGCTGCGCCTGCAACTCCGACGTCGGCTGCGACCCTTCCAAGCTCACCGCCGACAATGGCGCCCAGCCGTGCCAGTTCCAGACCGTCATCGCCGAGTACACCGCCAACGCCTCCtccggctcgccggcgacg gcgacggcggcgaacccggCGGAGGTGAGGAGGATCATGACGATGGGGCTGCCGTTCACGACGCACCACGGCGGGCAGATCCTCTTCAGCAAGGCCGACGGCTACCTCTACTTGATgatgggcgacggcggcagcgtcggCGACCCGTGGAACTTCGCGCAGAACAAGAAGTCGCTGCTCGGCAAGATCATCCGCATCGACGTCAACGCATTGCCAA CTGGCAATAGCACTGCAGGCTGGGGAAACTATGTCATCCCCAAGGACAACCCCTTCTCCACTGACTCCAAGTTTGCGCCGGAGGTTTTCGCCCTCGGCTTCAAGAACCCGTGGCGGTGCAGCTTCGACTCCGGCAAGCCCTCTGACCTCTACTGCGCCGACGTCGGACAG TCGTCGTACGAGGAGGTTGACCTGGTGATAAAGGGCGGGAACTACGGGTGGCGGGTGCTGGAGGGCACGACGGCGTACCTGCCGCTGGCGAGCCCCGGCGGCaacacctccgccgccgacatcgACGCCATCCCGCCGGTGATGGGCTACGCCCACAGCGCCGTCAACAACAACGTCGGCTCTGCCTCCATCACCGGCGGCTACGTCTACCGCTCCGGCACCGACCCCTGCCTCGCCGGCCGCTACCTCTACGCCGACCTCTACGCCCAGTCCGCCTGGGCGGGCCTCGAGTCGCCGCCGGGCAGCGGCGCGTACGACGTCACGCCGCTGCCGTTCGCCTGCTCCGGGAGGTCGCCGATCCcctgcgacgccgccgcggcgaggagcaCGCTGCCGTCGCTGGGCTACATCTTCTCCTTCGGCGAGGACAACGCCGGCGACGTCTACCTGCTCACCAGCAAGGGCGTCTACCGGGTGGTCGACCCGGCGGAGTGCGGCTACGCGTGCCCGATCAAGAGCTCCGCGCcggggacctcgccgccgccgggctcgtcgccgagcggcggcgccgccgccgccgtcgtcccggccgccgcggcgacgatggcggcgctgctgctgaTGGGAGCGTTGCTTGCACTCTGA